In Juglans regia cultivar Chandler chromosome 13, Walnut 2.0, whole genome shotgun sequence, the DNA window attatttagCTAGTTCCTTTGGCTTAACAAATTTGATTAGTAATTTAACTTGAGGTTAAAATTACTGTTGATTTGTTGAGCCAATTGTAACACATTATCTTACACTTCAGCTATTCTTTGATTATAATTTAACTTTGTTGAGCCCATAACTGGTGCTCTAAGATATCCATCCAGATTTGGAAGCAGTATTGCCAAGGAGGTTCACCATGGGTACTGATCTGGAACCAATGATCGATCAACAAGCAAAGAGTCTGTATATACGTCTCTACCATCAAGTCAAAAGTATTAATTAAGTTGGTAGATAGCACAGAAGTCGACCAACTTTTACTTTTAGGGCAGATATAATCTCAGTACGTATAAATATAGCTAAGAAACTGGAGAGGGTATTGCTGTCTTTACGAACAATGGAATCAAAGTTTgacgtgcttttttttttaaaaaaaaacagcatATTATAAATTCGAATTCCCGTTGTACGATGGATGGAATCTCATGAGTCTGAGAACGTTGACACCTATTGCTTTTGCTTCAAGTTAAACAGTAGTTAGATTTAATCGAAAACGTGGAGTCCAAGATCAGaaaaagagagatatatatatatatatatatatatatagctggcAATTGTGCACATAAACCATTACAAATAAATGCAGCTCAGACAAATCTCATTCTCATGTGGGAACGCATTGCAAGGTGGTGCCGCGCGCCTAATGAGTGATGGGCCGCGGTATTGTGTTGCAATAATCACGGTCAATATTCAAAGGAAAGGATGCTGAATGTTGGTGATGACATCCATAAtctctaatatttatatattgtattcaAAGGAAATGATGATTAATTACTTAATTCGTATCTTAATTAAAGTCAAATTAATTGTGggtattataattaattaattatgttgccgattgaatatatatgttttcttctccaGCTGGGTCCACGTACATGtaactcatatatttatatacctACCTACCTTGTGCtggtttagataatgagatgagatgatacgggatattttagattaattaaataaaatatatattgttagaataaaatGTTTGGTCCATACatttaatttgatgaaaatgatCAATGCCAAAGAAAGTAGGTTTTGGTTAcgtatataataattagatgttccccaataaattttaaaacaaggaCAGGATAGATAATGAAGATCACAAACACAGTATattcactatttattttttccaaatttacaCAAGTAGTCCCTAAAGgtggtatatataattaattaatgaatcatGACATGTTagtcaaagagaaaaaaagaagaagaataaatagATTAACAAAGTAATTAAACTCCAAGCTCACCGAATGATCTCGAGGAGAAACCCAAATaacccaaccaaaaaaaaaaaaaaaaaaaacataaactaattaagtaattacTTTAATTCCCAccttatgatgatgatgatctgtaCGGCCTATCCCTTTAGTTTAGGGACACCTCACATTTCTTCCAGGTCCACCGTAGTAAAAATAATTCCCCCAAACATTGTTTATTCCCCCTTGAATGTCATAGCAATTGGGATGATCGGCTAGAACTCTTAGGTTTGATAATGGAACCAAGCTGTTATCCCAATCAACGACTTGTAAATTTCGAAAATAAGATGCTTTTCCAAACCCTTCTCCAGCAAAATGACCGCTACCCATTTGTGTCGATGTGTGAAAACCAGATGGCCTTGAATTAACAACTTCTCCTCCAAATTGCACCATACTTGCATGATCTCGAAGGTGGGTAAACAGGAAAGATGGCCAGTATCCAACTAGAATTCCTGACCCGAATTCTAGCCACCAATTTCCATGCTTCGGATCCTACACAGGGAGAAAAAAGTGTTTGTTCTTAGAACCTTTAAGATCATACCAGCTTttttgcaccaaaaaaaaaaaaaaaatcattcattaCACGTTAATTATAATCCCATGTgcatgttaatatttaacaagCGTAGTAAAGCAACATGGGTAAAAAATGAATGttgtaaacaaaaaagaaagaaaaaaaaatgaacttataATGGGATATATCAATGGATTAATGATAATCTAGAACGTAAAGGATGCGTATGTAGGTCATGAAGCTCTTTTActtggaaaagaagagaatcCTGCAAAGCACAAAAGCTCAATGGAATTCTGTTTCTGTACGCGCGTCCATTTTGTGAAACAATGAGTGCACGCGCATTATGCACTATAGCAGCAACTAGCGAATGTTTACAGCTCGATCGAAGCTACCACTTTAATTactatcattatcattattattatatcttttttgGGTAGGTTTTGCATGATAATGTTAATCTTGGTCTCCACGGCCAGTTCCCAGTCATCAATGGACAAGTGGGACGACATTGAAAGACGTGGAGTTCATTGACCATGATCGATCAACTTCATGAGATCCGACGGTCAATCGAGAGCAATTTAAAACGTAAAGACGTCGACATATTATATGGAGGCCGGACAgtaaagataaagaaaaaaggtgGTTATGGAGGTTAGTTTAAATTACCTTCCAAACCAATAAGCTAATATCGAACTGTCCACCTTTATACGAAGATGTTGGGGAGATTGCAGCTCCAATCGCAATTCTACTGTTAGTCTGAACGAAGCCTGAGCATAACAAATTGTAACACCCGGTTGCTTGATACGCGTCCGtctgttaattaattaacaagtgAATATATAGGTGTACTTACTTACTAATTTATCGTCTTATCTTAAGCTTGAATTAAGGAATTATTAGGGTTACTTACAGTCCAGTACGTAAAGAATCGGGGATAGTTGTCCCCGTACAGCTCTGGGCTAACCTgcagaaaaattaaatgaattagcTAATTACATTAATGAAGATGAGAAGTAGTTGAGCTGTGATATAACTACTTTAAATGTGGAGACAGCAAATATATATTGGTATTTAATACTCCATCTGCAACCATGCATGATTTTTCGCGTTTTGCGTGTAGCTTTCAAGAGTTGATCTGCATTTACAATTCGTTTTTAATGAACTAGTAAAATTAAGGACTACTGGTCATGCATACACCTcgtcataataaaaaaatatgcccTACTTTGATAGCATATGGTTCAATGATCGATATGTTTCAACGAactgatcatgcatgcatcaagaaattaattaaatcgttctgaaataaataagtatttttctaCCAGTCAAGCTAAAGATAATCCGCTCTATTGTGTttacattttaattatatatatagtttaatgtaGCAGTAACTCATCATGAAAAgaagtgttatatatatatatatatatatatatctgtgtatGACATGAATATCGATCATTAATGCCGATCGAGAAGAAAAACGTAGGAAATTAAACTTGTTTGGGAGAAAGAATGAATATGAGGAAATATAAAGCAGGTACATGCCTGCCAACCGGCTTCAATGGTGTTAAGGTCATCGCCAAAAGAACCTGATATGACCCACATTTGAGACAAGCTGAATTCATTTTGATTAGCCACGCGGGGTGCCCACACGTTTATACTTGCTTTTGCTCCATAGTACTGATCTCCACTCACATACCCAACTGCATGCTGCAACCCAAAAGTCCGAATGAGAAGTAGACAGACGCTCAACACTAGCTAGTACTAAAATTGCAATAATCCAAAAACTAATTTGTTATCATGTTACTTCCACTTCCATGTTTGTTGTGCTGTAAGATGAGTTTACAAGTGACTTCGGTTTTATCTAAAAGGGatactcataaaaaatgaaaagctgTTTTTTGTCACCCTTTATTCCTTGTTTTTGTTATCCTTTATTCCTTGTTCATAACAAGTTGAATAAAGTTGTTATCTTtaagaaagaggaaaagaacaaaaataaacagaTAAAGAACAATAAGAAAATCTCTTTTGGTTGATCATTTGCGTTGAGACTTGGAGAAAGTTTCTCTGAATTTCTCAATTTGCTTATTAGTTTTCAAGTACTTACCTCATGGCCATTGCTGCTGGAGTCTCTTCTAACATGTCTTGATCTCCGTTTCCTTCCAAATCTTCGGACAGAGTTTGCTCTTAACATATCTTGTTCTGTCGTTCTTCTTACTGGAATTGTTCCTTCAGGACATGATTCGCCAGACATACTCCATAACTGAAAATTTTCTTCCACCACGCCTGTCGGGTTATGGCCGTTTGGTCTCTCCGGTGGATCCTacaaaatcaagccaaaataCAGACTTCTAAGATTCTGAATTCACTATCTTGGATCTAAGATATGAATTCTGAGAACTCCAAGATATATCAATATTGATTTCTTGCCATAATAAAGTTCAAGTACCAGTGGTTTTTGCCCTTTAAGCAGAGGATGATCAAAAGCTGGTTGCAGATGAGAGGCAACGCAATCTATGTGATCACCATCAGGACTCTGCAATAAAAACAAACCCAGCACATTAAgtccaaaacagagcaaaaaaaCAAGGGGAAGTGAAAGTAAAGTTTTTATAGAACAGTTGTACAAGAGATGTTCAAATGCCTGAATTGTCTTGACAGCAGGCTTGTTGATCTTTCTGAGACGGGATCTTATTATTTTGAGCTTTTGTGACTCATCCTCCGGCCGGAAAGTCTGGTTGGCTGCTCGGTTTTCCCTCTGTTCCGACGAATGGACCGGACAAACCGAAgaagaaacaagaagaaaacacacaaaaatgGGAATGATTGGGGAGATCTTACACCAGCTAGATGCCATGTTTGAGAAATTCGCTCGTGCTGTATcgttttcaaaatttgtttgtatttgtgTACATTTGTGTTGTCCTGTTCTGTGGTCAAAATTTTTATTCCTAGGTTTTCTCCATGTAGACGCACCTCCCAGTGAATCCATCCAACACCAAATGACTATTGCAAGAAACCCAATTCACTCTCTCACCATTTCCAAAGCTTTGGAATCCCAGTATGGCGAAAActtctattctctctctctctctctctctctcactctcacccacgcacacgcacacacgCAGCTTCTAATACCTCGGTTTTATGAGCTGACAGCTTGAACTTCCGGGCATGAGCtaatataaaaacatacaaatggTTTTGCCCATGTGGGCATGGAGTTATAAATACGGGGGTAGTGATGAAACCATGCTCtgtgttttaaaaaattgaaaaagaaatttaggagagagagagacctggagGGAAAGGGGGGTTTTGTTTGAGAGGTTGTGTTTCCGGTCTCCAATACAATGACCGAGACTCCAAAgcttttgtgttaattttataGGTCAAAATGGTACCGAACTCAACTGTTATATATTCTTTACTTTGGCTCTGAGGGCAGATAGGAATTACACTTGGTTCTGGGTTTCCAAAGTTCTTTGCTTTGGGGGTTCTCTTTCTCATTTCCCTAGATGTTCTTTATGTCAGTTatagtctctttttttttaatatcctcgCTCATTTGCCACGACAATTTAAACAAGCTAAATCTAGATTATCTAGCTTAGAGCACCCCAATGGAGTTTGTAAAACCTATTTTTAcgtaaaatttaaagaaaagtaaCTCAAAAGTACttctaataaatcatttattttcaaatctattttacattttgttatAGTGTTCAGCTACATTTAACACGAACTAttcataaatgtaaaaatattttatttatttattctcttttcatgtattttatctCCCATAATAATTTCTCTCATTGTACTGTTTTTTCCaataaactattaaataatataatataaagaaaaaatagataaattgatgtatggtatattgtaaaagtcagtatgtgaaatagaaaaaatagattttggtgatgtattttaaatgataagatacaTAAActattgagagtgctcttaagAGCATCCGGTGCCctataagtcttttttttttctataatttgagGATCAGTTTACGATTTTGATAAAGTCACCTTGCATCCTAatctctatttttaaaaaagttttagggatgaacattttttttttcgaatatAGAGAATCATTAATCATCTCTtaaatcacttttattaatattttattcatttcaattaaattaattcttcttcaagtcatctacactttctctcatactcatatttgttataattttatataatagttttaaaaataatttaaataactaccaaaatattaaaaaaaactaattttaaaaatatcatcatacctgtaaaaaaataatttaattttttgttaaaaataatttaattttttgtttaaaatattcactagagtaatagttcaaaacataagaaaaaatattgagtagttaagtttgtaaaagaagtgagagaaaaaaagtaataaaaaaagaataaagaaatattattttaatagaatagagaaaggattGAGAATGAAGATGTACgagatttttgaaagatgagtaaaacttaagaaaaaattttaggaaatgtagtttttagttaaattatagaGAATTTTGTAGGGAATGAGATGCTAATACACTTTTAATTTTCCTAGAAGTTATAATATGACTAGTTTTTTGGGTTTGGATAGTTtgacaaggaaaataaaataaaataaaataaaataaaatgggctaGCTGTTGCCAACGCCATGTCACATGAGTAGTTAACTTGCAGATTGGTGGAGAGTTGTAACTTGCACATTTGGTGGGTGACCACATAAATAAGATCTCAGTGGTTTCCTACAGTTTTTGTAATCTCTgacttaaaatcttatttctcCATTATCTTTTTGAGCAGTCGTTTTCTTAGAGTCATGAGCCAATTTGCATGTTAATGTGTTGAGGCCTGTTATTTATGTTGGCACGCGCATCTGTTaatgtgctctctctctctctgtctctctctcgaTCGCTGCATGCTTATTCACagacccatgcatgcatgcgcaaGCTAGCTGGTCAATCTTTCATCTAGCTAGCCCTTCGATTGAAAATGGTTGGTGGCAGTACCGTGCCTTGCCTGGATTTCCTGATCTCTGCATTTATCTTTCAATTACTTCGTGTGCACATTGCATTTAATAGTTATGATTCTCTATCAGATGAATCCAAAATTCTAGCTCtaccggttttttttttggattaattaTTAGCATTAACTAAATACATTATTTTGTGatgtaatctatatataatataatgctAGATGGATTGTTTTCAAACCATGAAACTTTACTTCTAGGATCGAAGCTACATCATGATCAACtatttcactatatatataatatgctattattaaataacaatatttagtagtgctatatatatatatatatcacgtcATGATTTAATTACTCTCcatttgttttattataaaataaaatatatatattaaaatgttatatatatatatatatatatatatatatatatattaagaaaagaaCAGTACCCAATTTTATTAACCGCTCTCATTTATGGTTGAGGAATATCGTGGTTACAACTGATGCCTAAGGGTTACATAAAATTCTAAAGTCCAAACCTAGGTATCAAAATGAATTGCATAAACAAAGAAAACCACTATAGTCAAACAAACAGCTTGATACCGgccaattatatttaaaaaaaaaaaaaaaaaaactatcacaaaACAAACCAACCCAAATGAccatatattactatttaatttgtttgatcagaaactagttttcataatttagtttttttttttttgttatcgcATGatgcttttaatttgttttctcaaTTTATGCAATTTGGCATTAGCACAGTACTATTTAAATGGTTCTTATAGTTACATAGAATTAAACAATAATGAGTATctgaaaatttgaagaaatatataattactttttgttCTCCATGATGCCTATAGTCAGAacctaaaatgtaaaaaacctTTCATAGTCAATGGggaatttttctcaaatatatcaGCCATAAACACAtgataacatttttttcattagcAGATCGATCGAGATCATTGGGTATCAAGCAGGGTACGTACAAGAGAAGTTAGGTCCCAACAATCATCCAAAACAatcaaaacaacacaaaacaatataaaaaagattagaaaattaaaagagaggaaaaatggGGCGTTCTAATTGATTTCAGACCCAGAATTTCTGTTTTGATCAGACTCCTAGCTAGTTTTGTTACCAAAAAAATGCTATCCAAATAACATCCTGAtctaaaaatgacataaaaacatttaaataggGAAACAAATGCCTTAGAGTGCATGATAGACTTATACGGCTTCGATTGATTAATGCATGTCCAGCATTAGTAATATTAATGCTGCTACTGCATCTGCATGCATACACCTATGCATACACCATCAATATTCAACTCGGGCTTATAACGTCATGATTATCTATTTGGTATTAAATAATGTAGTTTTAATTCCCAGTATTCCCTGCATGGGTTATCTTTTTAGGTCTCTGGCAATGATGCCTGCCACTTAGCCAGCATTCTCTTTATTGCtaaatttatattctattctgattctgttttttGTAATCTGCTttgattcttcttctccttctcagGTTTAATCTCACCCTCACCTGCATTATACAAAACCATGGAAAGTATCCAGGACCaggaatataatattaatggtaCAGAAGATGATGTTGCTCatgttaatgtttttttttcctctttttcttttcttttcttttcttctagcTTGCTTGGTCCCACGATGTGTCATTCTCATTCCAACCAATTGGCACACATAAAGGTACCTTAGTGGAGCCGAGCCCACAGCTACTTGCAATGCCATTATTGAAGCAGGAAACTCCAGCTAGCCCTAATTCTGATGTGATTCTATGTTCGACCCTAGTTAATGGTTGCCTGTTTTTAGACAAGAAATGGTTGTGATTTCAAATGCCTTAAAACCAACTTGGAAAAATGAATACATAGGGGTACGTAGCAGATACTGAAGGTGGTCACCAATTGAAGGGGACCCCTGACCTGGGCCTCTACTCTCAGAAGTTACAAAAACTTTCCAACGTCCCGGCCAGGCCAATGTCTTCAAGTGATCTCAGATCATTTAAGCGgctatttaatttttgtaagcCCTTTCAACTCCCCATATTAATTGAAGCCTTAATGGGGCTTTGAAAAGTTATACCTATAGCTTAAAAACTAGCCATATATTGAAGTAACGTGCAAGATAAAACTAACGCTAGCTACAAACGCAACCAACGTTGTAATTAAAGTGATCTGAACATCTACCTGCATCTTTTTGTCTGGTTTGTGCgtttttcttccttctcaaaCCCTTTTTATCTCctccatatactcttccataACTTCAATTAATGTAGCTTCATTATTAGCTACGTTAACATTTGATTAACTGGTACTATGCATGGTAGGAATCATATATAAGGATATATAGTTCAACGATTGGAAGATTCATCTGAAAGCTCCAGTAGAAATATTAAAGTCTGCTAATacagaatatttaattaagatTTCTTTGACTTAAAGGGGCCAAATTAAAGGTCATATATTTTACAAACATATTTGGATTCGAAATTGGACAACTTATGATCATTTTACAAggaatttaggaaaaaaaaaagaaaaaccatagTCATCAAGTAGTAAGGCCATGAAGCATGCAGATCATGTAGTGAGTGTGCATAAGCAGTTATAGGGTGCAATGCAATTTAAGTGGAGAAATGCCGACTAAGTTGACACAAAGGACATTAAAGAcacgttttatatatatatatatatgtgtgtgtgtgtgtgtgtgtgtgtgtgtacaatGGATCTTTCCATATCATGTTAATTAGTTTTCACTGAGAAATTAATCTATAGATTACCCCACGAACAAGTATATATCCTTAATGCAGGGATCGTGGCTTCAGTATTAGCTTGAAAAAATCATCttaaattttcagaaaatatatatcGAAAAACCAGTAAAACTATGTTAAGGATGAAGAttcactacaacataatttgtcttttgtgatgGAGgaaattgtcacaaaaaattgtcaaaacgtcactaaagatatttggtgacggtttcaaaccatcAACTGTCACCTAATGTGCATCACAGAAAcaattggtgacggtttactattgaaccgtcactaaaaatatttttagtgatggttggagatgttccgtttggttgaacgttcgagtgttctctttttttgtgatggttgagaactgtcacagaaagtaacgttcgaacgtctaatTAAACGTTTGAACggcaacccgaccgattggcgttcgaatgagagaagttaaCGTTCGTTGAATATAGTTCgaatgtatcatatttacgttcgaacgtttatgcgtccgaacgttaattataataaacgttcgaatgttaattataataaacgttcgaatttTCATTTGAACGTTAacggaccaatgttcaaacgtaacgggtttaacgttcggacgttatttcgaatgtaaacaaaggagcgttcgaatgcaagtggtacgttcggaggtttgttcgaacgttaatcgtttaaCCATTTGAACGTTTTGTTCGTTTGAAGGTCAGTACGTTCAAACGTAGAGGcctatgttcgaatgttactatacaattttatgtattcacgttcgaacgttggttcgaatgagaactaacgttcaaacgtttttactttacattcgaacatacatattagaaatactaatttcataaaatttaaaagcatactaattgtatcatattatataccatcaattaacaaataacaatgtttcataaaaatttaaaattagatattaaaagtAGCCACCattactgataaaatttatttcttattttttcctcaCCCAtcgcgattctgttgcaacgatataatacgctccatttgcaccattaTTTTCccttgcacttgctcttggaaTTCACTGCATATTCTTTCCTcatggtctctctgttggtcctgcaaacgcgtctctaaatgagactgacattctaagagagactctaactcttgctgtcttgACTTCATATACCTATTCttacgccgtgcagcttctaaatctttggtaagattattaatttataaagtcGATGAgcttgaggaggatgaacatttatgcttgatagattgTCCCAAACCTCCtaccatactagactgcggctcgagcacttgcgtgaatatgtctatgttaCTAGGAGATGATTCCCCAGAAGCCGACTGtatctctatcattttttcctgtaatttaaaaggtaatgatcgttaataagtaacatattaaaagaaataaaaataaaaataaattattcacatgttacataatttatttaacaaaattaatattgcttacataattatctacaGTGACAGGAttcatccactcactatgctcattagtgtgagcagcagcattgacatgaatgaaggaaaagttttcaggatcattacatttctaacaaagcaatattagcaattttaaaaagataatgatagtacttaaataaaagaatatcagaaaaataaataaattctataattttttaattaccgttttttcagcaagacggtggaatgaccttgaaccggcacaaTGGTGGAtagtcagagcggatctattctttgcatttgtagaactcaagtgttacaaaatatattaagaatgttaattgtaatatgtatacatataatatatagaatgaatataaatgtaaaatacctaatAATCTGGAGAtacgaaaagatc includes these proteins:
- the LOC108979105 gene encoding uncharacterized protein LOC108979105: MDSLGGASTWRKPRNKNFDHRTGQHKCTQIQTNFENDTARANFSNMASSWCKISPIIPIFVCFLLVSSSVCPVHSSEQRENRAANQTFRPEDESQKLKIIRSRLRKINKPAVKTIQSPDGDHIDCVASHLQPAFDHPLLKGQKPLDPPERPNGHNPTGVVEENFQLWSMSGESCPEGTIPVRRTTEQDMLRANSVRRFGRKRRSRHVRRDSSSNGHEHAVGYVSGDQYYGAKASINVWAPRVANQNEFSLSQMWVISGSFGDDLNTIEAGWQVSPELYGDNYPRFFTYWTTDAYQATGCYNLLCSGFVQTNSRIAIGAAISPTSSYKGGQFDISLLVWKDPKHGNWWLEFGSGILVGYWPSFLFTHLRDHASMVQFGGEVVNSRPSGFHTSTQMGSGHFAGEGFGKASYFRNLQVVDWDNSLVPLSNLRVLADHPNCYDIQGGINNVWGNYFYYGGPGRNVRCP